The following proteins are co-located in the Plasmodium brasilianum strain Bolivian I chromosome 11, whole genome shotgun sequence genome:
- a CDS encoding translation initiation factor IF-2 produces MSKNKKGKKKDDLDAILAELGIDEKREDEVNDKKDDEGKEKEKENEKEENEQTKMSKSKKKKEKLKQKKEQMKNKEKDEKGLEGEEGKGPKDEEVKGEDDEDNLEAEGVKNKNEIMTNQNEDSEKKNKKKKKKDKEKEKKSTGISEMAKAAAERLRLVKEYEEKKKEEERKKQEEEEERIKKEEEEKERKRQAKLEKKMQLKKEGKLLSAKAKEEKKKKELYLKTLKESGLLVEPKEKEESKAKAKAEIVNLDLNKAKLLLKKKKSKQLTNSSNNVEEKNKQLLSNSNNKEDEKDDTKKEEKEEEVVLDDWEDFLNMDEENKKERGKHETKESAKNGVKDDVRDGAKDKTVKKGANEKKDLLNKKRRKKVENEDDSNNEDNMYRSAIVCILGHVDTGKTKLLDKLRHTNVQDNEAGGITQQIGATFFPKEVLDKEIKKIDSNIKCLSKGIMIIDTPGHESFYNLRKRGSSLCDIAILVIDLMHGLEQQTKESIQILKQRNCPFVIALNKIDRLYMWNKNDWSPFNTTFKKQKQDTQDEFHERLRNILNELSEQGLNCELYWQNANPRKYVSIVPTSAITGEGIADLIMILVKLTQTFMLKNIEYHDKLECTVLEVKNIEGLGTTIDVILTNGILRESDTIVLCGINGPIVTVIRALLTPQPLKELRIKNEYIHHKSIKACIGVKISANGLEEVLCGTTLFTANNTEEIEEYKKKAMNDMSDVFNHVDKTGVGLYVMASTLGSLEALLIFLNDSKIPVFSVNLGTVQKKDVKKASIMREKGRPEYSVILAFDVKIDPEAEKEAQLLGVEIMQKDIIYHLFDAFTNYLKKIEEEKKQSKLTDAIFPCELSVVSDCVFNKKDPIIMGVKIECGILKIGTPLFIPEKNLKIGNVVSIESNKKSCDKAKKGEEVCIKIYGEPHVTYGRHFDASQKIFSKITRESIDVLKEYFRSELTMEDWKLVVQLKKIFNIL; encoded by the coding sequence ATGagtaagaataaaaaagggaaaaaaaaggacgaTTTGGATGCAATACTGGCTGAACTAGGAATAGATGAAAAACGAGAAGATGAAGTAAACGATAAGAAGGATGATGAAGggaaggaaaaagaaaaagaaaatgaaaaagaggaaaacGAACAGACAAAAATGTCCAaatcgaaaaaaaagaaagaaaaattaaagcaaaaaaaggaacaaatgaaaaataaggaaaaggaTGAAAAAGGATTGGAAGGGGAAGAGGGAAAAGGCCCAAAAGATGAAGAGGTAAAAGGGGAAGATGATGAAGACAATTTAGAAGCTGAGggagtaaaaaataagaacgaAATTATGACTAACCAAAATGAGGATagtgaaaagaaaaataaaaaaaaaaaaaaaaaagataaagaaaaagaaaaaaagtcaACAGGTATATCTGAAATGGCAAAAGCTGCTGCAGAAAGGCTGAGATTAGTAAAAGagtatgaagaaaaaaaaaaagaagaagaaaggaaaaaacaagaagaagaagaagaacgaattaaaaaagaagaggaagagaaAGAGAGGAAACGACAAGccaaattagaaaaaaaaatgcagttaaaaaaagaagggaaATTATTGAGTGCAAAAgcgaaagaagaaaaaaaaaaaaaagaattatatttaaaaacgTTAAAAGAATCAGGTTTGTTAGTAGAAccaaaggaaaaagaagagtCCAAAGCTAAAGCGAAGGCAGAAATTGTTAATCTAGATCttaataaagcaaaattgcttttgaagaaaaaaaaaagcaaacaACTGACAAACAGTAGCAATAATGTAGaggagaaaaataaacagCTCCTTTCGAACAGTAACAACAAAGAAGATGAAAAAGAcgatacaaaaaaagaagaaaaagaagaggaagtCGTTCTGGATGACTGGGAGGACTTCCTGAATATGGACGAAGAGAATAAAAAGGAGAGAGGAAAACATGAAACTAAAGAAAGTGCAAAGAATGGTGTAAAGGATGATGTAAGGGACGGTGCGAAGGACAAGACTGTCAAAAAAGGGGCGAACGAAAAGAAGGACCTCCTGAACAAAAAGAGGAGAAAGAAGGTTGAGAACGAGGATGATAGTAATAACGAAGATAACATGTATAGGTCAGCAATAGTGTGTATATTAGGACATGTAGATACaggtaaaacaaaattattagatAAGTTGAGACACACAAATGTGCAGGACAATGAAGCAGGAGGTATAACACAACAAATAGGAGCAACCTTTTTTCCAAAAGAGGTTTtagataaagaaataaaaaaaatagattcaaatattaaatgtttGTCTAAAGGAATTATGATTATTGATACACCTGGACATGAATCATTTTACAATTTAAGAAAGAGAGGATCATCATTATGTGATATAGCTATATTGGTTATAGACCTAATGCATGGTTTAGAACAACAAACAAAGGAATCaattcaaattttaaaacaacGAAATTGTCCTTTTGTTATtgcattaaataaaattgataGATTATATATGTGGAATAAGAATGATTGGTCTCCTTTTAATAcaacatttaaaaaacaaaagcaaGATACTCAAGATGAATTTCATGAAAGACTAAGAAATATACTAAACGAATTATCTGAGCAAGGTTTGAATTGTGAACTATATTGGCAAAATGCAAATCCACGTAAATATGTTTCTATTGTTCCTACTAGTGCTATTACAGGAGAAGGAATTGCAGATTTAATTATGATCCTAGTTAAATTAACACAAAcatttatgttaaaaaatatagaatatcATGATAAATTAGAATGTACTGTTTtagaagtaaaaaatatagaaggTTTAGGGACTACCATAGAtgtaatattaacaaatggTATATTACGTGAATCAGATACAATAGTATTATGTGGTATTAATGGACCTATAGTTACTGTTATAAGAGCACTTCTAACCCCACAAccattaaaagaattaagaataaaaaatgaatacatTCATCATAAATCTATAAAAGCTTGTATAGGTGTAAAGATATCAGCAAATGGGTTAGAAGAAGTATTATGTGGTACTACTTTATTTACTGCAAATAATACAGAAGAAAtagaagaatataaaaaaaaagcaatgaATGATATGTCGGATGTATTTAATCATGTAGATAAAACTGGTGTAGGTCTATATGTTATGGCTAGTACATTAGGTTCTTTAGAAGCGTTacttatttttctaaatgatTCAAAAATACCTGTGTTCTCAGTAAATCTAGGAacagtacaaaaaaaagatgtaAAAAAAGCTAGTATCATGAGAGAAAAAGGTAGACCCGAATACTCAGTTATATTAGCATTTGATGTTAAAATTGATCCAGAAGCAGAAAAAGAAGCACAATTATTAGGTGTTGAAATTATGCAAAAGGATATTATTTATCATCTATTTGATGCATTTACAAactatttgaaaaaaattgaagaagaaaaaaaacaaagtaaaCTTACTGATGCTATTTTCCCATGTGAACTATCTGTTGTTAGTGATTgtgtttttaataaaaaggatcCTATAATTATGGGTGTCAAAATTGAGTGTggcattttaaaaattggtACTCCTCTTTTTATTCCAGAAAAAAATCTAAAAATTGGTAATGTTGTTAGTATAGAATCAAATAAGAAGAGTTGtgataaagcaaaaaaaggagaagaaGTTTGTATCAAAATATACGGTGAACCACA